The Streptomyces cyaneogriseus subsp. noncyanogenus region CCCGAGGGCGCGGAACCGGGGGCGGGCCGGTGGGGCGGAGGGTGTCAGGGGTGGGCCGACAGGGCGGCGAGCAGCACGGGCGTCACCTGCTCCACCTGCCAGGGCCGGGCCCCGTACCCGGCGAGCGCGGCGGCCACCGACTCGGCGTCGAGGGGCTTCGGCGGCTCCCAGCAGACCCGGCGCACCGTGTCCGGCGTGATCAGGTTCTCCTGCGGCATGTTCAGCTCCTCGGCCAGCGCGCTCACCCCGGCGCGGGCCGCCGACAGGCGGGCGGCGGCGACCGGGTCCTTGTCGGCCCAGGCGCGCGGCGGGGGCGGCCCGGTCACCGGCTGTCCCGGCTGCGGCAGCGCGGACTCCGGCAGTGCCCTGGCGCGGTCGATCGCGGCCTGCCACTGCTCCAGCGTCCGCCGCCCCATGCGGTGCCCGAACCCGTTGAGCGCGGCGAGCGCGTGCGCGTTGGGCGGCAGGGCGGTCGCGGCCTCGACGATGGCCGCGTCGGAGAGCACCTTGCCCGGCGAGACGTCCCGGCGCTGCGCGATCCGGTCCCGGGCCTCCCACATCTCCCGCACGGCGGCGAGCTGGCGCCGCCGGCGCACCTTGTGCATGCCGGACGTACGGCGCCACGGCTCCTTGCGCGGCTCGGGCGGCGGCGCGGCGGCGATGGCGTCGAACTCCTGCCGGGCCCAGTCCAGCTTGCCCTGCCGGTCCAGCTCCTTCTCCAGCGCGTCGCGCAGGTCGACCAGGAGCTCGACGTCCAGGGCGGCGTAGCGCAGCCACGGCTCGGGCAGCGGGCGCGTCGACCAGTCGACGGCGGAGTGCCCCTTCTCCAGTACGAAGCCCAGGACGCCCTCGACCATCGCGCCGAGGCCGACCCGCGGGAAGCCGGCGAGCCGCCCGGCCAGCTCGGTGTCGAACAGCCGGG contains the following coding sequences:
- a CDS encoding ribonuclease D, producing MTDAHETAADRSLRTTGGAPPDDGGPSAAEAPIPLLEPREGIPPVIADETSLARVTAAFAAGSGPVAVDAERASGYRYGQRAYLVQLRRQGAGTALIDPVACPDLSALGEALSGAEWVLHAATQDLPCLRDIGMVPTRLFDTELAGRLAGFPRVGLGAMVEGVLGFVLEKGHSAVDWSTRPLPEPWLRYAALDVELLVDLRDALEKELDRQGKLDWARQEFDAIAAAPPPEPRKEPWRRTSGMHKVRRRRQLAAVREMWEARDRIAQRRDVSPGKVLSDAAIVEAATALPPNAHALAALNGFGHRMGRRTLEQWQAAIDRARALPESALPQPGQPVTGPPPPRAWADKDPVAAARLSAARAGVSALAEELNMPQENLITPDTVRRVCWEPPKPLDAESVAAALAGYGARPWQVEQVTPVLLAALSAHP